A section of the Falco biarmicus isolate bFalBia1 chromosome 3, bFalBia1.pri, whole genome shotgun sequence genome encodes:
- the TNFRSF11B gene encoding tumor necrosis factor receptor superfamily member 11B — MNKFLCCTLVLLDISVKWAIQDSSPPKYAHYDPGTSRQLLCDQCPPGSYVKQHCTATSPTQCAPCPDQYYAEEWNSNDECQYCSTVCKELQYIKQECTSTQNRVCECIEGRYLELEFCLKHTECPPGFGVAQPGTPESDTVCKRCPEGFFSNETSSKAACLKHTNCSALGFKTALKGNAVRDNVCQENADMTPQKCGIDVTLCEEALFRFAVPTQLTPNWLNILADSLPGTKVSTENIERIKQRHSSQEQTFQLLKLWKQQNKEQDMVKKIIQDIDHCENSVLKHIGHLNLTFEHLNTLMVSLPGKKVGKEDIERTMKLCQPTEQVLKLLNLWRIKNGDQDTIKGLIYGLKHLKTYHFPKRTIQSLKKVVKFLHRFTMYRLYQKLFLEMIGNQVKSVKVRCV, encoded by the exons ATGAACAAGTTCCTGTGCTGCACGCTTGTG CTCTTGGACATTTCTGTTAAGTGGGCCATCCAGGACAGCTCTCCCCCCAAGTATGCCCATTACGACCCAGGGACATCTCGTCAACTGCTGTGTGACCAGTGCCCTCCTGGGAGCTACGTGAAGCAGCACTGTACAGCCACCAGCCCGACGCAGTGTGCCCCGTGTCCGGACCAGTACTATGCTGAGGAGTGGAACAGCAATGATGAATGCCAGTACTGCAGCACCGTTTGCAAAGAGCTGCAGTACATCAAGCAGGAGTGCACCAGCACACAGAACCGCGTCTGCGAGTGCATCGAAGGCAGATACCTGGAGCTTGAGTTTTGTTTAAAGCACACAGAGTGTCCTCCTGGATTCGGTGTTGCGCAGCCAG GTACCCCTGAGAGTGACACTGTATGTAAGAGATGTCCAGAAGGATTTTTCTCAAATGAAACATCATCCAAAGCAGCCTGTCTAAAGCACACAAACTGTAGCGCACTGGGTTTCAAAACAGCATTGAAGGGAAATGCAGTTCGTGACAACGTCTGTCAGGAAAATGCAGATATGACACCTCAGAAATGTGGAATAG atGTAACCCTGTGTGAGGAGGCTTTGTTCAGGTTTGCTGTTCCTACTCAGCTCACACCTAACTGGCTGAACATACTAGCAGACAGTTTGCCTGGGACAAAGGTTAGCACAGAAAATATCGAAAGGATTAAACAAAGGCACAGTTCTCAGGAACAGACCTTCCAGCTTTTGAAATTAtggaagcagcaaaacaaggaaCAGGATATGGTCAAGAAGATTATTCAAG ATATCGATCATTGCGAAAATAGTGTCTTAAAGCATATTGGCCATCTGAACCTCACCTTTGAACATCTTAACACACTGATGGTAAGCTTACCAGGCAAGAAAGTGGGAAAAGAGGATATCGAGCGCACAATGAAACTATGTCAACCTACAGAGCAAGTTCTGAAGCTTCTCAATCTGTGGAGAATAAAGAATGGTGACCAAGACACCATTAAAGGTTTAATCTATGGACTGAAACACTTGAAAACATACCATTTTCCAAAACGAACCATTCAAAGTCTGAAGAAGGTGGTTAAGTTTCTTCACAGATTTACAATGTATAGATTATACCAGAAACTCTTTTTAGAAATGATAGGGAACCAAGTTAAATCAGTGAAAGTAAGATGTGTCTAA